One genomic region from Mangifera indica cultivar Alphonso chromosome 17, CATAS_Mindica_2.1, whole genome shotgun sequence encodes:
- the LOC123200916 gene encoding pathogenesis-related protein PR-1-like — protein MSPCSTGNPTSQTVASLTNSISISIFVLLLITSSAQCHAAYSGRGRHSRMVRKYLAPHNAARAAVRMPLLRWDSRLENYARWSAYQRRYDCALQHSNGSYGENIFWGSGNDWKPAQAVAAWLSEKIWYDYWSNSCVGGNDCGHYTQIVWGRTSRIGCARVVCVGGQGVFITCNYDPPGTSDTCLAEAPYTSALVLEKVPKGYTVSMSTCAKYADQLVHGRNTTGTYVSEVHGWTLLDVVGMLLGMMEHAWNDEVKSTARRMLP, from the exons ATGTCACCTTGTTCCACAGGAAACCCTACTTCCCAAACAGTGGCTTCATTAACAAACTCAATATCAATCTCTATTTTTGTGTTGCTTTTGATCACCTCAAGTGCCCAGTGTCATGCAGCTTACAGCGGCAGAGGCCGCCATTCCAGAATGGTGAGAAAATATTTAGCTCCTCACAATGCCGCACGCGCAGCAGTGAGAATGCCCCTGCTACGCTGGGATTCAAGGCTTGAAAATTACGCAAGATGGTCTGCGTATCAGCGGAGGTATGATTGCGCGTTGCAACATTCGAATGGATCGTACGGGGAGAATATTTTCTGGGGAAGCGGCAATGATTGGAAGCCGGCGCAGGCGGTGGCTGCATGGCTGTCGGAGAAGATTTGGTATGATTATTGGTCGAATTCCTGCGTTGGGGGAAATGACTGTGGTCATTATACACAGATTGTTTGGGGTAGGACCAGTAGAATTGGGTGCGCCAGAGTGGTTTGTGTGGGTGGTCAAGGCGTTTTCATCACTTGTAACTATGATCCTCCTG GAACGAGCGACACTTGCTTGGCAGAGGCGCCTTACACTTCAGCTCTTGTTCTTGAAAAAGTTCCAAAAGGCTACACAGTGTCCATGTCGACTTGTGCAAAGTATGCAGACCAACTTGTGCACG GAAGAAACACAACTGGAACATATGTAAGTGAAGTGCACGGCTGGACCTTGCTTGACGTGGTTGGAATGCTTCTTGGCATGATGGAGCACGCCTGGAATGATGAAGTGAAGAGCACGGCTAGAAGGATGTTGCCATAG
- the LOC123200659 gene encoding transcription factor MYB36-like — MGRAPCCDKANVKKGPWSPEEDAKLKAYIEEYGTGGNWIALPQKIGLKRCGKSCRLRWLNYLRPDIKHGGFSEEEDNIICNLYISIGSRWSIIAAQLPGRTDNDIKNYWNTRLKKKLLGRRKQSAANWVASSGQDPNENGGDDSHAQGLSSSALERLQLHMQLQSVQNPSSFYNNPALWPKLHPFQEKMIQRLQSLNSTHNINIPVPQNVLPGQSTAPPLTIPQDYNPRITDSIPVDTNNNFIDQSDATKQPVSTFQAELESFLYKEEVEDELPQFEYVKANNGSKDNLLRWANEFETNSASSNSWDSTPVLPSEGMFQDFELGYNL, encoded by the exons ATGGGTCGAGCTCCTTGCTGCGACAAGGCTAATGTCAAGAAGGGACCTTGGTCACCTGAAGAGGACGCTAAACTCAAGGCTTATATTGAAGAATATGGAACTGGTGGAAACTGGATTGCTCTTCCTCAGAAAATTG GGCTCAAGAGATGTGGAAAAAGTTGCAGACTCAGATGGTTAAATTACCTGAGGCCTGACATAAAACATGGTGGATTCTCTGAAGAAGAAGACAATATCATTTGCAACCTTTACATCAGTATTGGCAGCAG GTGGTCCATAATTGCCGCCCAATTGCCTGGAAGAACCGATAATGACATCAAGAACTACTGGAACACCAGACTAAAGAAGAAACTCCTTGGACGGCGCAAACAATCCGCCGCCAACTGGGTAGCTTCCTCTGGTCAGGACCCGAATGAAAACGGTGGTGACGACAGTCATGCTCAGGGATTAAGCAGCTCCGCCCTGGAGAGGTTGCAGCTCCATATGCAACTCCAGAGCGTCCAAAATCCTTCATCTTTCTACAATAATCCCGCTCTGTGGCCTAAACTTCATCCTTTCCAGGAAAAAATGATCCAAAGACTTCAATCTTTGAACTCAACGCATAATATTAACATTCCTGTTCCGCAAAATGTTCTTCCTGGTCAATCAACTGCTCCTCCTTTAACAATTCCTCAAGATTATAATCCTCGGATCACCGACTCGATTCCAGTTGACACAAACAACAATTTCATCGATCAATCGGATGCAACGAAACAGCCGGTTTCAACATTCCAAGCTGAGCTGgaaagttttttatataaagagGAAGTTGAAGACGAGCTTCCACAATTTGAGTATGTGAAAGCTAACAATGGTTCTAAGGACAATTTGTTACGGTGGGCTAATGAGTTCGAAACAAATTCAGCTTCCTCAAACTCGTGGGATTCGACGCCTGTTCTTCCATCTGAGGGGATGtttcaagattttgaattaGGTTACAATCTGTAG
- the LOC123201063 gene encoding pathogenesis-related protein PR-1-like, producing MALFTDSNSISIFVFLLITSSAQCHAAYSGRGGYKSMVKEYLAPHNAARTAMRMRPLHWDSRLENYAKWYANQRRYDCALRHSNGPYGENIFWGSGKDWKPAQAVAAWLSEKSSYDYWSNSCMGGNDCGHYTQIVWSRSRRIGCARVVCEDGRGVFITCNYDPPGNFIGERPY from the coding sequence ATGGCTTTATTCACAGACTCAAACTCAATCTCTATTTTTGTGTTCCTTTTGATCACCTCAAGTGCCCAATGTCATGCTGCTTACAGCGGCAGAGGCGGCTATAAAAGCATGGTGAAAGAATATTTAGCTCCTCACAACGCCGCGCGCACAGCTATGAGGATGCGCCCATTGCACTGGGATTCAAGGCTGGAAAATTATGCAAAATGGTATGCGAATCAGCGGAGGTATGATTGCGCGTTGCGGCATTCGAATGGACCGTACGGGGAGAACATTTTCTGGGGAAGCGGCAAAGATTGGAAGCCGGCGCAGGCGGTGGCCGCATGGCTTTCGGAGAAGAGTTCGTATGATTACTGGTCGAATTCCTGTATGGGGGGAAATGACTGTGGTCATTATACACAGATTGTTTGGAGTAGGAGCAGGAGAATTGGGTGCGCCAGAGTGGTTTGTGAGGATGGTCGAGGCGTTTTTATTACTTGCAACTACGATCCTCCTGGTAATTTTATTGGAGAAAGGCCTTACTAA
- the LOC123200085 gene encoding anthocyanidin 3-O-glucosyltransferase UFGT-like, producing the protein MAEAKRNQKHIAVLTFPFTSHVPPLISLIRKLSLAAPEVKFSFLSTAQVNASYFSNEAVFDKIKPFNVDSGLPEGYVRKGEGPPKEEVEFFLKATPGNFQRAIQTAVAETGLQISCLITEAFLWFAAEMAKEMQVPWIPFWICGPQSLLVHFETDNLRQKLGINGPEDRTLEILPGLSKIRAKDIPDGIISGAIDSPFAIMMQKMAQMLPRATAVVTNSFEEFDPIVVNALKSRLPNFLNVGPFILTSPPSEISDPHGCLEWLNGHERFSVAYIGFGNAAKPPPHEIKALAEALEASRTPFLWSLRGKPEYQLPEGFLERTKDYRKIVPWAPQVQVLAHSSVGVFVTHYGWNSVMESVNGIVPMIGRPFFGDQGLNLKMVEAVWGIGLEVEGGKFTKDGTIKALRAILSTEQGKIMRGKISVLKQLAVKAVGPEGSSTANFGALVQIISS; encoded by the exons ATGGCTGAAGCAAAAAGAAACCAGAAACACATAGCTGTATTGACATTTCCCTTCACATCCCATGTCCCTCCTCTTATTTCTCTCATTCGAAAGCTATCGCTGGCCGCACCCGAAGTGAAGTTCTCTTTCTTAAGCACCGCTCAAGTTAATGCCTCGTATTTTTCGAACGAAGCTGTGTTTGACAAGATAAAACCCTTCAATGTCGACTCAGGATTACCGGAAGGTTACGTGCGCAAAGGTGAGGGCCCCCCGAAAGAAGAAGTGGAGTTTTTTCTTAAGGCAACTCCTGGGAATTTTCAGAGGGCTATTCAGACGGCTGTTGCTGAAACGGGGTTGCAGATTTCCTGCTTAATCACTGAAGCTTTTCTTTGGTTCGCTGCCGAGATGGCCAAAGAAATGCAGGTCCCCTGGATACCCTTTTGGATATGCGGGCCTCAATCACTACTTGTTCATTTTGAGACGGATAATCTAAGGCAAAAGTTGGGAATCAATG GACCTGAAGATCGAACTCTTGAAATACTTCCAGGGCTGTCCAAAATACGAGCTAAAGATATTCCGGATGGCATAATCTCTGGCGCAATCGATTCACCCTTCGCGATAATGATGCAAAAAATGGCACAAATGTTGCCACGTGCAACTGCTGTGGTTACAAACTCATTCGAAGAATTTGACCCTATTGTCGTTAACGCACTCAAGTCAAGACTGCCCAACTTTCTCAACGTTGGCCCCTTCATCTTAACATCTCCACCATCTGAAATTTCTGATCCACACGGTTGCCTGGAATGGCTGAACGGCCATGAAAGATTCTCCGTTGCCTACATTGGCTTCGGTAATGCTGCGAAGCCGCCACCACATGAAATAAAAGCATTGGCTGAAGCACTAGAGGCGAGCAGGACTCCTTTTCTTTGGTCACTTAGAGGCAAACCTGAATACCAATTGCCAGAGGGCTTTTTAGAAAGAACTAAAGACTACCGAAAAATAGTGCCATGGGCTCCCCAGGTGCAAGTTCTGGCACATTCTTCGGTTGGTGTTTTTGTGACTCATTATGGATGGAACTCTGTGATGGAGAGTGTTAATGGCATCGTGCCGATGATCGGCAGGCCTTTTTTTGGCGATCAAGGACTAAACTTGAAGATGGTTGAGGCAGTATGGGGAATTGGGTTGGAGGTTGAGGGAGGGAAATTCACCAAAGATGGAACGATCAAAGCCCTGAGAGCAATCTTGTCTACCGAACAAGGGAAGATAATGAGAGGAAAAATTAGCGTGCTTAAACAACTTGCGGTCAAGGCCGTAGGACCTGAAGGTAGCTCTACTGCAAATTTCGGAGCTCTTGTTCAGATTATCTCGTCCTAG